TTAGTGTTCAACGTTTGCCGATTTTGGCGTCAAGTTATTTAAGTTTAGATGCATCATAGAGATGAACTCAGTTGCAATTGCAAGGACTCACCAGTAGGCAATGTTGCAAATATTTTCACCGAATCAAGGAATTTGAATTTTCTGGTTCATTACTCGAGTCTTTGGCATTTACGAATGTACTGTATAGAATATTTCATTAATTGTTACACTCTAAACTCGGTGCAGATTTGAACTTTTACTAGCTATAAGTTCTGAAACGTTCTTGCATTTACCAATACTGACAATGCAGTACGCACTCCAACTAAAACAGGACATGACAGATAGATTGCCTGATCTAAGCAACTGGGAAAGGAGGTTAATCTAATGGATACAaagatttacatcaccaaaaacagaaaagagaaatgcCATGCACATGAACCACGTGGCTAAGCAAAGGTCCTTGCAAAAAATTCGCCAGACAACTCAAAATCCTATAAAATACTTACGACAACTTTTTTGACATTTTTCCGCTTCATATGTACCAGCAGCGCCCAAGCAACAACGATCCAACAGTCAAATACACTGATACAAACGTCCAAGACCGGCAGACAATCATATCCAAGCATTCGCGCAAGCTATCTACTACTTCATCAAAGGCACAAACCCGGCAGAGTAGGTGTATGCACCAAATTTTAAAATTCCAGGTTCTCCTAAGAATTATATATTGTCCCGGTACCTTGTTTTTGTGCTTCGGTCATGGCGTGATCtcctactctctccgtcccaaaatcGCCCGTGAAATAGCCGTGATAGCTGCGTTATAGTTGCCCAGGAGCCTCCCCGCTACGCTATGGCTGCTACTGCAAAATTCTCCACATATCCCTCTAAATGGCTCAAAAATCAGCAAAATCCTTCAGAAATCATCTCTCCCACCAGAATTTTTTCGCTATTTGCCGCTATTGCCCACTATGGCGGCCTCTATAGCTGTTGGGAGAGCCAGCCGTGAAATCGTTTCTCCCACGATTTTAATCTACGACCTTGATACACTTATTTTGAGTCGGAGGTAGTATATTTTAACATATTCTATAGTGTATTCTCCATGATGATGAAATACAAGCAGTTGTTGCAAAGAGCAAACTATAATAGATTAATAGACTTCTGTACAACAACCCACCCCCTTCATGGCGCACTAATTGTTTCCACTATCCTTGGTGATTTTTTTATATGTATCCTTGGTGATCTAGGTGTTATGAAAAACATACTGTTCTCTATGCCATGTAACGCCCTCTTTGTACTTCATCAAATATAAATGCAAACCCTATTTTCTTTGGTTCATTCGGTCAACTATCACCTTACGGGGTAGCACTAAAACATACAGTACTTTGCTCCAAATGATAAAGATTTAACCATTTGTTTTCAAAGaaaataaagatttaatcattACCTCGCTAACATAGCGCACACACAATTCCGTTGTCataggcgcggcgtgccgccgcgcgggcaTAAGCTAGTAAATTAAAAGACGGACGCGTGCGCATATCAGATACAGGTAGTAGAGAAGATGATCAACGATACAGGCCAGCCGAAGCGAACAACAGACACATCATTCTTTCCTCCTCTCGAAGGAAAGGAGATCTCGCCAGTGCCCCGTAGCTAAGGAGTTCCTCCGCCGTTtttctccggcggctcccctccgtcGATGACCTCAATCGTCGGTGGTGAGGGAGGTCGTCAGATCCATGTATGTAAATAGTTTTTAGGTCAAAGTAGCTTAGTTTTTAGGCTGTTCATCGTCTTAGGCGACGCTGAATAATGTTTTTTTAGATCCTACTTCGAACCCCACGCATCCACGACCCGGTGCAGCCGAAGCCACGCCACGCCACACAGCTGAGCTCGACCGAGAGCCCAGGGTAGTCGCACGAATTCCACGGAGACAGCAACCCCGCCGTACGTTGTCGCTGCGGTACGATGTGACGCACGCCCCGTTTTCCCACGCTAGCACGCCGCAATACCTCGCCGATCGACCGAGAAGCAAAACGGGTGGCCGGGCTACGTCGGATACTTGCTCCGGCCGGCCGGGCTCTCGTACTCTGCGTTCTCACGCGAGGTGAAGTCCGAGTCCGGTGTTGCTACCAGCGTCGCTCCCTCCGGTCGGGCTCTCGTACTCGGACAAAAGCGCGCACGCGCACGGCCGGCGGCATTATCTGCCCAGTTGAAAACCACCCCGGCCGGAGGTCGCATTCGCAGGCAGGAAAGAATCCGCATACGGTTTGAAATACGTCCCATCATCGTTTTGTACTCTTCGATCAATCTTTCCCGCACCACAGGGGAGTTAGTAAGTTGCCGTATGAACCCACGTCGCGCTCCGTCGGCTCAACAAATAATCCTGATATACGGTGCCTGATCCAATAATACAATGCTTGTTTTCACAAGCATTCTCACGTAGGTTCACCACACATTTTGCCCAGTAATACAATGCTTGTTTTCACAAATCACAATCGAATCATGCGATATTTACTTCTATCTTTTGTTTTTTTATACGCATGCGGTATAAAAGCAGGGCTCGCATGCTGAAGCTGCAGCTCACTGCATCTCAGCCATGGCATCTATTCCGAAGCTTGTGATTCTCCTGCTGTGCACCTGTCTTCACACTCTCGTTGCTCACGAAGGATACGATCTTCGCACCTACAAGGTTCTGCACGCTGGCTCTTTGAAATCTGCCGCCGTCAACTGCTCCCAGCCCAAAGGTGCAGTAGCATTGTCCATGAACGCACATGCATGCAATTCGATTGGTTTTCATTGCACTATTTTGAGGATATTTTGAGCACGTTTGTCATCGTGTTTCCTCTGTTCGGTTGTTTCAGTGACTCCATCATCCGGCGGCGTCACCGTGCCGTTGCACCACCGGCACGGCCCGTGCTCGCCCTCGCCTGTGCCCTCCACCAAGGCGCCGACCTTGGAGGAGATGCTCCGGCGTGACCAGCTCCGGGCCGCCTACATCAGACGGAAGTACTCCGGCGTCAAGGGTGGCGCAGGTGACGTGGAGCAATCGGACGTTACCGTGCCGACCACACTGGGCACCTCCCTGGACACGCTGGAGTACTTGATCACCGTCGGCATCGGCTCGCCGGCCATGACCCAGACCATGCTCATCGACACCGGCAGCGACGTGTCCTGGGTGCAGTGCAAGCCGTGCTCGCAGTGCCACACCCAGGCGGACTCGCTCTTCGACCCCAGCTCGTCGAGCACCTACTCACCCTTCTCCTGCAGCTCCGCCGCCTGCGCGCAGCTCAGCCAGAGCCATGAGGGGAACGGCTGCTCCGGCTCCCAGTGCCAGTACATGGTCAAATACGGCGACGGTTCGAGCGGGACCGGGACGTACAGCTCCGACAAGCTCGCGCTGGGCTCCAGCTCCGTCAGCAACTTCCAGTTCGGATGCAGCCAGTCTGAGTCGGGCAACCTTCTCGAAGACCAGACCGATGGGCTCatggggctcggcggcggcgctcaGTCGCTCGCCACCCAGACCGCGGGGACCTTCGACAAGGCCTTCTCGTACTGCCTCCCACCGACTCCGGACTCCTCTGGGTTCCTCACCCTCGGCGCAGCAACCTCAGGTTTCTCCAAGACACAGATGTTGAGGAGCAGTCAGGTCCCGTCGTACTACGGCGTGCTCCTTGAGGCCATCAGGGTGGGAGGCAGGCAGCTCAACATACCCGCCTCGGTCTTCTCCGGCAGGTCGATCATGGACTCCGGCACAATCATAACGCGGCTGCCGGCGACCGCGTACTCTGCGCTATCGTCGGCGTTCAAGGCCGGCATGAAGCAGTACCCGCCGGCGCAGCCTATGGGCATCTTCGACACGTGCTTCGACTTCAGCGGCCAGTCCACCATCAACATACCGAGCGTCGCACTGGTGTTCTCCGGGGAAGTCGTCGTCGACCTCGCCACCGACGGGATCATTCTGGACAGCTGCCTCGCCTTTGCGGCCAACAGCGATGACAGCTCCCTTGGCATCATCGGCAACGTGCAGCAGCGGACGATCGAGGTGCTGTACGATGTTGGCGGCGGCGCCGTGGGGTTCAAGGCTGGCGCATGCTGATCGGCGCGCACAAGGACACCGTTGATACTATTGGGATATCAAGTTCGTCGTATACTTGTTTGCTGCTGCGAGCTACATATAGTAAAAGTGTCATAATACATGAAGTGGGCCAAACCATCAGCGCACTATAGTGCTTCGACTTGCAACGTGATGCAAGCATGCAAACTACCAACCAAAACATACTTGTAATTGTCTTCGGGTAGTTTAATAAGAATGGAAAAAGTCTTAAAAAACAAGTTGTCTAATTTACATCTACATGTTTTTTAAGAAAGTCACATCCAAGCTCccacaaatatataatgcagcaacaagaaataaataaaaataaaccacATACAGAATGGACATCTGCTTAGATATAATATAATTATGTCATATCTAGATATGTCCTAAACATGCCTCTTAAAAAAAACCTTGAACTCGTAGTCGGGATCGGAAATGAACCCTGAACTCTAAATCCCTGAAAGCAGCACCCTATCTTATTCAATCCCGAGTTATCTTTTTTCATTGTACGCCGATACTATTGAACGTTAGATTTGACGGGACCTCCCAGCGAACGATTCGTTTGTGCTGTGAAGGTCGAGCAAGCGACGAATTTGTTTGCTAAAAGGACACCTTCAGCGCGAACCCTCCACATGGACAAACTTGTCATTAACATGAAAAGATAAGGTCTCGAGCAAAAAAATGGGCCAAAAAAACCATTTTTACCTCTAGAAAAAACAGGCCTCGGAAACACTAATATTTCTTCACCTGACTTAATTAATCAAAAGCATGCAGACTTACCGTCAATTTTATAATAAAACTACCGCATAGCCAACGATTTAAAGAACATATATATTGTTTACTAGCTGCAGAAGTTGTCATGCTTATAAATAATAATGTACTCCCTTCGTCTCAAAATAactgtctcaagcttagtacaattctgtactagagttagtacaaagttgagacacttattttgaaacagagggagtacaacataATCATGGTTTTAAAACACACAAGGCGTGCAtagataaaagaaaagaaatcgagATAGTTGTCGTATTGTAGACATTGTGCAAAGCAATGCAATTTGACATGGCTAGGGAAAAAAAATATCATGTCAACAGATTTGATAGTATTTTACCATGGTATGTTAAATAAAATTGTCATGATAAGTCCAACAAAATTGACATGGTCCATGATTAAAAAAATAGTTTTGAGACAGGAAAACTTACCATGTTCTAACTAACAAAATTACCATGGTTATAGACATTAAAATTGCCATGGTATAGAATAATTAAGTTGTCATGCTACCTAAAAGACTACCATGGTCAAGTTAATTATGTTGCCATGGTCTAACTAACCAAAGTGCAATGATATACCTATTATATTTGTCATGGTCTAAATAATTAAACTGCCATGCTATCTAAAAAACGAACATGGTCTAGTTAATTAAATTGCCATGGTCTAACTAACAAAAATTGCCATGGAATATATATTAAACTTGCATGGTCTAAAATAATTAAATGACCATGCTACCAAATAAAACTAACATGGTCTAGTTAATTAAATTGACATGTTCTAACTAACAAAAATTGTCATGGAAGTTATATTAAACTTGCCATGGTCTAAATAATTAAATTGCCATGCTACATAAAAAAATTAACATGGTCTAGTTAATTAAATTGCATGTTCTAACTAACAAAAAATGTCATAGAATTTCTTTAAAACTTGCCTTGGTCTAAATAATTAAATTTACATGCTACATAAAAAACTATGATGTTCTAGTTAATTAAATTGCCATGGTCTAATGAACAAAATTGACATNNNNNNNNNNNNNNNNNNNNNNNNNNNNNNNNNNNNNNNNNNNNNNNNNNNNNNNNNNNNNNNNNNNNNNNNNNNNNNNNNNNNNNNNNNNNNNNNNNNNNNNNNNNNNNNNNNNNNNNNNNNNNNNNNNNNNNNNNNNNNNNNNNNNNNNNNNNNNNNNNNNNNNNNNNNNNNNNNNNNNNNNNNNNNNNNNNNNNNNNNNNNNNNNNNNNNNNNNNNNNNNNNNNNNNNNNNNNNNNNNNNNNNNNNNNNNNNNNNNNNNNNNNNNNNNNNNNNNNNNNNNNNNNNNNNNNNNNNNNNNNNNNNNNNNNNNNNNNNNNNNNNNTCATGGAAAATTTGCCATGTCTGGAAATTTGCCATTGTCTaataaaaaaaaatcatgtttggaATTTCCATAGTGTAATTAATAATTACCATGTTCTTATTACTATAACTAAAGAAAATAAGTTCACTTAAAAAATATAATGGGAATTATTTTGGAAGAACAGAAACATGTTTGTAATTTTTATATGGCAAAAGGTATAGTTTTATTTCTCATGGTCATTAAAAAAGCATGGTGGTGAAAAACAATAAAACTTGCCTTCGTGAAGACTCAAAGAAAAAAAGATAGATTTTACTACCCTGAAGAAACTTGGTGGTTCACAACCCACTGATCTTTATTTCTGCTCCCTTACCGCCTAAACAATCCCAAACCGGTCAAAAACAGTCCCTGGCTGGTTTCCACTGACCAGAGTTGATATCGACACGGTCGAAGATGGTATTTGACCTATGGGTGGGTCCCTCTTGTTAGTTTTTTTCTAATCTAGGAAATAGAAAAAATCTTAGCTAGGAAATAGAAAAAATCTTATGTACTTCGGCGCTATCTGTTCTAATTTTCGACCCAGCCCAACCCAGCGACGGGCAGGGTCGTCTTCAACCCCTCGCTAGGAGGACGATGTCGTGGCAGAGCGTGCGACGCCAACCTCGAGCTCCGGCTTAGAGCTGGCAGCCTTCCCTGCATTCACTTCCTCGCCCACGAGATGAGCACAACCCCTGGACCTGTCCCCTCTCCcgcagatctctctctctctctNNNNNNNNNNNNNNNNNNNNNNNNNNNNNNNNNNNNNNNNNNNNNNNNNNNNNNNNNNNNNNNNNNNNNNNNNNNNNNNNNNNNNNNNNNNNNNNNNNNNNNNNNNNNNNNNNNNNNNNNNNNNNNNNNNNNNNNNNNNNNNNNNNNNNNNNNNNNNNNNNNNNNNNNNNNNNNNNNNNNNNNNNNNNNNNNNNNNNNNNNNNNNNNNNNNNNNNNNNNNNNNNNNNNNNNNNNNNNNNNNNNNGGAATAACAAAGGGTCCTGATGCATAAACTACCGTGAAAGGTTTCTTTCCTGGCTTCTATTTCTTCTATCTGAATGTGTGCATGTACAGCTCCTGCGTAGCCAAATTATCTGACCAAAGGACATGTGCATGCCTAATCCTAAGTTCCTAATCTATAATTAGTATTGTTCTGTTTTGCTCTCTCCTGTACACTTTATTTAGCCATGCATGTAAGCAATTCCTGTTCAGAGCAACACCACAACCTTTCTAAACTTTTGCTCTCCAGGAATAAGGCCTTAGTATATACGGAGTAGTATATACCCAGAGGCCAGAGATATGTCTGAGAACTTGTTCCGACACTCTTAACATATACTACCAAAGTGTATCTATTTCTCTAACAAAATAAACTACAATTACTTTCTTGCTGATTGCCAAACAGTATGGTTCAGTTTCTTCCTGTTATTTGTACTTTATTCAAATAAGTATGCAAACAAAGCATTCATTCACAAAAAAAAAACATGTATGTTCTAAGCTAATCAGGAATAGGAGCTTAAGTATATTCTCAGTTCAGACATGTGCATGCATATGCTCAGTTAGCAACCACATAAATATACTACAGCTCTTGTGTGCATGTATTTTACTGATCTTAGCAAATCAAACCAGTAACAGTTAACTTCGGCATGTTTTCTCATTAGTTCGTCAAACTGCAAGAAGGAATGCCTTGCTGACCTTTGTAACTTACATATGAAAAGCTCACTGTACCTTTCTCTCACTGATTGGAAAAAACAAAAAATGGTTTCAGTTAGTTCCTGCTCTGGAGCAATATGGTTCAGTTATTTCTTAACTTTCAACTTTATTCAGACAAGATGCAAGCAAGATATACAGAGTGACGCTACAACAGTTCTAACATCAGAATAGGTGTTCACTGCATTTTGCAAAGTTGAACATTCAACAAGTAGTGTCATTTCGAAAGTAATTCCTTACATATTTGAAAACGAAGCTACTGCTAGACTTGAATGTAGAGGAACTGCTAGTAGAGAAAAACAAGAAGCAGCAGTAGATATTGACCCTAATGTTTCACATATTAGGCGACAAAATGCATATATTTCTAAACAATGCAAGATGTAATATAGTTTGACTACCAAAAAAAGTATACTGTTTTGAGACTTTCGCATGTGAAGTTAAAGTGTATTTTATCATTCAATGGaacttcatgcatgaaactagtatattATATGCCTCCAAATATCTGGTTCGTATACCCATAATTCCATTTTTGAATTTCATCAGTATCTAACACAAGACAATTAGCTGCTATATTTTTAGCACATAGTGTCAAAATTAATCAGACTGATGACATGCCAATGAAACGTATGTGCAGCAAAATGATTCTCTCCTCGCACTACATCCAGTTATCAATATCTAACACAAAATGATTGGCTGTATTTTGTTACTTTGTTATCAGACATACTATATGCTAATAATAATGGGAATTTGTTTACTATGGAGTATAAAGTCGGCACCAAAAGGTAGAGATCCTACTTGAGCATCTACATTTATAATTTTGAGGCACACATAGATGAGATAAAAAAGGGTTGGAGTTGTCTTAAATAGTAGTCCACATCTAGCATCAACAAACTTCAAACAAGGGGAGGAGGAATGTGATGAGGAAGCAGGCAGAGGAACAATAGGAAAGGCCTCTCACAACAATGGTGCTGGAAAGGCGAGAGGAGCCAGTGGTGGCTCTCGAGGACGGTGTGCTTGGCGAGCTCGCCGGGGACGACGAGGCGAATGGTGGACCAACCGGCGACATCCATATTGAGAAACCCTAGACAAAGATGGAGGGGAGGGGAGTTGGAGGGAGGTGGTGTACCTCGCGGCAGAAGGCCAGCTTACCCTAGGAAGAAGAGGAAGCAGACGTCCAGCGCTGGCGACGGTGGTTCTTGCCGTCCCCTGTGACCGCGTCCACGTCTCGTCTCCCTTCCACACGAGGCGTGCGAGACGCGAGGTACCCTTCGATGTAAGTCGCTAGGGATGCGCTTGGTTACCAGCATTGTTTTTTGCCACTTTGCATGCTTATCCTAGTTTGGTCTGGCGGAGCGTATGCAGGAAGAAAACCAATATCTGCATGTTGATTGGTTGCCAGCATTGCGTCAAGGCCGacatgggtgcaagttgtttggttgCATGTGCTTTAGGGGTGAAGCACACCTGTTTGGTTGTGTGCAAGTACCTGGTTTGCTCACCCCTTTCAAATGTGGTGGACTTACCACCCATTTGACAGCACACAACACAAAGGATGATCAAGAACAAGAACAACAACGGAAGAAAATGAAGAACAGAGCCAAAACATGAAAACAGGCAGGTAAGGTAGGCATAAGTAGCATAAGAACACTACTaggcattgttggggaacgtaatatttgaaaaaaattgcCTACGATGACACAAGATCTATCTATCAGAAGCATATCGATGAGCGggcagagtgtgtccatgtaccctcatagaaagcggaagcgtttagtaacacggttgatgtagtcgaatgtcttcgcgatccaaccgatccaagtaccgaacgtatggcacctccgcgatttgcacacgctcagctcggtgacgtccctcgaactcttgatccagttgaggctgagggagagttcgtGAGCACGACATCGTGGTGaccgtgatgatgaagttaccggcgcagggcttcgcctaagcactacgacgatatgaccgaggtgtgtatctgtggaggggggcaccgcacacgcctaaaagatcaacttgtgtgttctagggtgtcccctaccccgtatataaaggagggagggggaggccggccggcctaggGGCGCTCCCAAGgagagggaatcctactaggactactagtcctagtaggattcctccacaaggaagagaggggtaaggaaggagatggagagggagtaggaaaggggggcgccgccccccttcccttgtccaattcggactgcaataaggcccatggtggcccattagttcccttgaggggttccggtaacccctccggcactccgtttttacccgaaactatccggaacacttccggtgtccgaataacatggtccaatataccaatctttatgtctcgaccatttcgagactccttgtcacgtctgtgatctcacccgggactccaaaaaaacttcggttcatcaaatcacataactcataatacaaattgtcatcaaacattaagcgtgcggaccctacgggttcgagaactatgtagacatgaccgagacacctctccggtcaatatccAATGGCGgagactggatgctcatattggctcctacatattctacgaagatctttatcggtcaaaccgcataacaacatacgttgttccttttgtcatcggtatgttacttgcccgagattcgatcgtcagtgtcatcatacctagttcaatatcgttaccgggaagtctctttactcgttccgtaatgtaccatcccgcaactaactcattagtcacattgcttgcaaggcttaaaaggatgtgcattaccgagagggcccaaagatacctctctgacactcggagtgacaaatcctaatctcgatctatgccaactcaacaaacaccatcgaagacacctgtagagcatctttataatcacctagttacgttgggacgtttgatagcacactaagtgtgcctctggtattcgggagtttcataatctcatagtcataggaacatgtataagtcatgaagaaagcaatagcaataaactaaactatcatagtgctaagctaacggatgggtcttgtccatcacatcattcgcctaatgatgtgatcccgttcatcaaatgacaacacatgtctatggttaggaaacttaaccatctttgattaacgagctagtctagtaaaggcatactagggacactttgttttgtctatgtattcacacatgtactaagtttccggttaatacaattctagcatgaataataaacatttatcatgacataaggaaatataaataacaactttattattgcctctagggcatatttccttcgggcaTAAGTTTAAACAGTAGGGAATCCCATGCCCCTGCTGGACCCTAGGGTGCCTTCTAGCACCTCCTGAGCCTTTCCCCCGCCTGGAACAGTCCTTCGAGACAGCACCTCCGctcgtccttggccttggaggagtgagcggccggcggagactcgctggccatcgccttggaatccagcgaACCTCCTAACGAGGATCGCGGGGAGTTGTTGTGGGCTGGACTACAATAACATAACCAACCATGTCAAtgcaatgaggaggaggaggaggaggaactttATGGGCGGATATAAGTCTTAGCACTTACAATGCTGCCCGCGGCTTAGTACGGGGCGTTGCTCCGGACTGCTTTCAacgtcccatgcggagctgcccaCGAGTGGGCATTTCCCCTTCTTGGGTGCCTCCACCTCCAGAATGGTGGAGGTCACCCTCTTTTTCTTCCCCTCATTAgggggagggttgttttcctcatcatcatcatcgtcgtcgtcttcggcggcggaggaataagtcttgtcttcggacattgcgtccgaagcacccttgcggcgggggccactccggacccccttggccttccctatggccttcttctctggcgccttgtagggcgccggcaccagcatcttcgctaaacgcgggatgactggttcttcaggcagtggagccggacattggatctgcttcgccctctccatccagtcctgaagaaATGATGACGATAAAAGCTTAGACaccatccttgaaacaagcaagtaagggATGCAGCAAGAATAACATATCTCGTTGGCGAGGTGGTTGATGTCATGCCCGCGGTCCGAATATGTGTCTGGTGGTGTTTCGTTGCCCTTAAAAAGCAACCtctaggcatcttcgtgagtggtttcgaagagcctcttcagggtatggtgcttcttcggattgaactcccatagagggcggcttcggctttggcatggaagaatccggtgaactagcatcacctggattatatcgaCGAGTTTGATATCTTTATCCACCATGATTTGAATGCACGTTTGCAGGGCTGTCAGCTCGTCTGGCGAACACTAGTTCGGGCCCTTCTCGACCCAGgaagtgagtcgcatgggagcaccAGTGTTGAATTCGGCAGTTGCGGCCCAGGTGTTGCCACGGGGCTCTGTGATATGGAACCAGTGTTTCTTCCATTCTTTTAaagtctccacgaaagtgcctttcaGCCAGGAGACATTggccagcttgctcaccatggcgcctccgcactccgcaggctggccatccaccaccttcggcttcacattgaagaccttgagacacagcccgaagtggggttggatgcgaaggaaggcctcacagacgacgatgaacgccgagatgttgaggagggagttcagggatagatcatggaagtctatcccgtagtagaacatcagtccgcagacgaaggggtggagtggaaaccctaacccgcggaggaaatgagggatgaatactaccctctcgttgggcttcggtgtgggAACGATTTGTCCCTGGGCCGGAAGGCGGTGGGCGATTCCCTTCACCAGGTACCCGACCGCCCGAagctcggcgatgtcctcctcctggatggaggaggccatccacttgccttgacctccggacccagacatggttgagtgcttgctcgagatggagaagatgagaacttgggtgctggagctcaagagtggaagggtagaggaagaaagaaggcgtgggtgaagaaaagggattcttatctccttataaaggcagtaaatatcGAACGCCTCTCcactcgccttaaaattcgcctactcccaagggctgtgtaaacggcacggttgggttgcccacgcctgtattgatgagaatctcgcaataaggggacacgatctctgctttgacaagacgtgccaatggaaatcgCGTCTCGAAACACAGGATGGCAGACAAAAAGGTTCAATATAGTGATCGggcagacgtgatgtcatgttgcaaaagttgtcagcggatgggactcgtggaatattatattctctctatgattgtgtgtggtgtgtgttacaggtccggacacgttcAATACATCCAAAGACTaccttggagttcggaaggaggaacccgtcttgcaatgccgaagacagatctacgcgtcggataccttgtcattgaagccaggttcaagggctactgagggagtcctggactaaggggtcctcgagcgtccggcctgtTAACCATGggacggactaatgggctgtgaagatacgaagactgaagactgcacccgtgtccggataggactctacttggcgtggaaggcaagcttggcgaccaaatatgtagattcct
This portion of the Triticum dicoccoides isolate Atlit2015 ecotype Zavitan chromosome 7A, WEW_v2.0, whole genome shotgun sequence genome encodes:
- the LOC119327812 gene encoding aspartyl protease family protein At5g10770-like, which produces MASIPKLVILLLCTCLHTLVAHEGYDLRTYKVLHAGSLKSAAVNCSQPKVTPSSGGVTVPLHHRHGPCSPSPVPSTKAPTLEEMLRRDQLRAAYIRRKYSGVKGGAGDVEQSDVTVPTTLGTSLDTLEYLITVGIGSPAMTQTMLIDTGSDVSWVQCKPCSQCHTQADSLFDPSSSSTYSPFSCSSAACAQLSQSHEGNGCSGSQCQYMVKYGDGSSGTGTYSSDKLALGSSSVSNFQFGCSQSESGNLLEDQTDGLMGLGGGAQSLATQTAGTFDKAFSYCLPPTPDSSGFLTLGAATSGFSKTQMLRSSQVPSYYGVLLEAIRVGGRQLNIPASVFSGRSIMDSGTIITRLPATAYSALSSAFKAGMKQYPPAQPMGIFDTCFDFSGQSTINIPSVALVFSGEVVVDLATDGIILDSCLAFAANSDDSSLGIIGNVQQRTIEVLYDVGGGAVGFKAGAC